TCGGTCACTGCCAGTGTCAGAGGCGCTTTGCTTTTTTGCATTTCTTCGGCTTCGCGCCAGACGATTTTTTGCTTGGCTTCTTTCAGAGACAGGGAAAAATAACCCTTTTCGTTTTCCGTTTCCGTGATTTTGACGGTTATTTTGTCGCCCGGGTTCAGCGCTCGGATGATGTCTTTGGCGCGGTTATATTCTCTCCCGTAAATTATGCCCGTGCCTATGGGGGAAAGGTCGATGTAAACGGCGGACGAATCCTGGCTTAAAACGATGCCTTCAATAAGGTCGTCCACTTTTGGCATCGCCAACGGAACGCTCTTGAACAGAGCTTCCATCGCGCTTTGCTTCGTCGCCACCGCCGGCTGCTTCTCCTTTTGCGCTGTTGTCATAATGGCTTAGTATATAAAAGAAATAATTTTTTGCAAGCAGTTTTTCAGTTTTTAAAAAATTGAGAGAAATGCAGGCCCAGATAATAAGGCCACAGAATGATGGCGTAGATAAGTTTCGGGAAAGAAAGGTTGAGGTAGCCGATTGTAAAAAGCCAGGCCGCGAACCAAAATCCCGTTGAAAAACCGTTATTAATTATTCTTATTTTTTCCATAAATTTGTAATTATATTAATTTTTTTAATAGAAAAGCGCTCCCTGGTTATTACAACGACGACGTAAACAATAAAAATAAACAAAAAAATTATCAGCCAGCCAATTGTGGGAAAAATGATTAAGGAGAGAATGTTATATAACATTAGTAAGTAATATTAAGAGTTAAGTAGACCTAAAATTTACCAAACGGAGAGGGAGGGATTCGAACCCTCGGACCCCTTTTGAGGGTCAACAACTTAGCAGGTTGCTGCTTTCAACCACTCAGCCACCTCTCCATGTAATATTTATTTTTCAAACTTTCAATCGGGTCAATCCCGCCTTAAGCGGGACTGCTTTCAACCCTGCCTGCCGGCAGGCAGGCGCTCACACACCTCTCCAAAATACAAGATAAAAATAGCACTGTTTGTTTTGAATTACAATAACTTATATAATTTTATTTAATCGTTGGGATTGTTGTTTTGGCGGTTGGCGGTTTTTTGCTGCTTAAAACACTCAATAATAAAGAGGTCGAAACGCGAATTCTGACTAATGAAATCGCGCTGGCTCTTCTGAAAGACGACCTGTTTGAAGAATGCCGCCCGGAAAGGGTGGAGGGCAAGTATGGTTCATGCTCAGTAAATATTTCGCAAGATGATAATCAAGGGACCGTTACGGTGACCTATGACGGTCTTTATGATGATTCGGTAAAGGCGTCGCGTGTTCAAGCTTATGTTACGTATGAAGACGGGAAATGGGTCAAAGGTGCTATTACTAAAACTCAACAATGCTGGCCCGGGCGAGAACATCAGGATTTTTCCGCGGAGCTTTGCATTTAATAGTTGTCTTAAGCAGATTCACCCCCTCGCCACAACTACGGCCAGGACTTTTTTGGCGCCGGATTCTTTGAGGACTTTTTTGGCTTCCTTTAGGGTGGCGCCGGTGGTGCAGATATCGTCCACCAAAATTATTTCTTTGCCTTTTATCAGCTCGGCGTTTTTGACGGCAAAACTTCCTTTGACGTTGTTCAGCCTTTTTTCTCTGTCTTTGACATTAACCTGGGAATCGGTATGAACGGTTTTATAAAGCGCGTTGGTTAAAACATTGCTTGAAAGGCGGCGGGCGATGAGTTCCGCCTGATTGAAGCCGCGTTGGCGCGATCTTCGGCCGGAAAGGGGAACGGGGATAACGATGACGTCGTCGCTTTTAAGCTTGCTTTGTACTTTTTGCCAAACCCGTTCTTTGAGCAATTCGGCCAAGGGTTCGGCCAGTTGGCTGACGCCTTTATATTTCAACATCCAGACAGCTTTCTTTAGCACCCCGTCCTGGTAATTGGCGGCGGCGAAGACGCCGTTGTCTTCCGGCAGGTCGGCGCGGTCGGTTTTGGTCAGGCACTTCGGGCAGAAAATTTCGTTTTCCTTGCCGCAGCCGAGGCACTTTTGCGGGAAGAGAAAATTTAAAATAATTTTAAGCATTTTAACATTGCCGTTTCAATGATATAATATCAAATTATGGACATTTCGCTCAAAGATTTGTCGTTTAAGAAACTGCTGGGCGGCTTGCAGGCGGCTTTGAAGGACAAACAAAGCGTGCTTGGCGTGGACATCGGCGGCTCGTCGGTGAAGGTGGTGCAGTTGAGAAAAGAGAAGGAGAGAGCGATTCTGGAAACTTACGGCGAAGTGGCGCTCGGCCCTTACGGCGGACTAAAAATCGGACAGAACATCAAACTGCCGGAAGACAAAATCGCCGAGGCGGTGCGGGACGTGGTCAAAGAGTCCAACGCCAAGGCCACCGCGGCCAAAGTGGCCATTCCGCTGCGCTCCAGCTTCGTCAAAATAATCACCCTGCCGGTCGCCGACGACAGCAACATTTCCGAAATAATCGCAATGGAGGCCAGGCGCCACATTCCCATTCCGGTTTCCGAAGTGGCGCTGGACTGGTGGGCGATACCCAAAACCTCGGACAATAAAAATCAGGCCAAACCGACCAACTCCACCGAGGTGCTGCTGGTGGCCATCCACAACGACGTTATCAACGATTACAAAAACATCATCAAGAAAGCCGGACTGGAAGCCGCTTCCTATGAGATAGAGGCGTTCAGCGTGGTGCGCTCCGCCATCAGCCGCGGCAGTCCGACCATCGCCGTCGTGGACTTCGGTTCCGCTTCCACCAAAATGGCCGTGGTGGATTACGGTATCATCAAATCATCGCACTTGATAAACAAAGGCTCGCACGACATCACTTTGGCCATGGCCCAGTCTTTGGGCGTGGATTTCGCCAAAGCGGAGGAGATGAAAAAGGAGATAGGCCTTTCCGACTTGCCGGAACATCAGGAAATAGTGGACGTGATGAAGCCGATACTGGATTATATTTTCCATGAGATCGGCGTTTTCCTCAAAGATTTTCAGGCCAGGCACAACCGCTCGGTGAGCAAAATCATCTTTACCGGCGGCGGTTCTTTGTTGAAAGGATTGAGCGGCCACGGGGTGAAAAGGCTGACAGTGGAAGTGGAGGCGGCGGATCCGTTCGGCAAAACCGAACATCCGGTATTTTTGGACAAAATCCTGAAAGAGATCGGGCCGAACTTTTCCGTGGCTACTGGTTTAGCGCTGGGGGAATTATAGCTTCGCCGAGAACTTGGAAGCGAAACTTCCAATTGGAAGTTTCGCTTCCAAGTTTCTTCCAAGTTTAAATTTCCAATTAAAAAATCATTTCACAGGGTAAATGTGGATAGCCCCTTTTTGCTTTAAAAATTTGACAGGTTAAAATATTGATATGGAAGACAAAATGTCTTTTATTCCGAAGAAGACCATCGGCCAGCCGGAACGCAGGCGCGCCGGCAGTCTTGGCTCCTTCATTTTGCTCTCCGTATTTTTATCTTTAATCTCCGGCGCGTCCTGGGGCGCTTTGCTTATGTACAAGCAGGCGCTCGGCGACAATATTGAACAACTTGGCTCGTCGTTGAAGCGGCAGAGGGAATCTTTTGAAACGGAGACTTTAAGCGAGGTGGTGACTTTCTCCAAAAAAATAGAACTGGTCCGGAATCTGGCTGGCAAGCACGTGGCCGTTTCCGGCGTTTTTGATTTTCTGCAGGATTTTACCGTAAGGGAAATAACCTACGGCGATATGAGCCTGACCTTGTCGCCCGACGGCGGCCCGGCCTTGTCTTTGACCGGCGCGGCCAGCGGTTATCCGGCTTTGGCGGTCCAATCAGGCGTGTTTGAGAAGAACAGTTTCGTTAAAAGCTCCTCCTTTTCCAACCTGGCGGCCGATCCTCGCGGCGGGATAAAATTCAACCTTAAGCTCAACCTCAAACCGGAGGTTATAAAATACAACCCTTAATCAAATGTTTAAGATTATTGTTTCAATATTTTTCGTGGCCGCGGCGGTGATAATCTTTTTTACCAAAACGAAAACCGAGTTCGCCGAGGTGAAGCTGTTGCGCGCCAAAGAAGCTTCCTACAGCGGCGCCATGGAATCGTCCAAGAAAATAAAGCAGTCGGTGGATAAAATTTTGGGCGATTACAATCAGATTTCCGAAAACGAGCGAGAGAGAGTGGACAAGGCTATCCCATCCAAACCGGAGACGATGAAGCTGGCGGTTGATCTGGACGGCCTGGCGGCCAGAAGCGGCCTGACTTTGAAAAGCGTGGAGGTAAAGGACATGTCTGTTTCGGATTCCGGCGAAAATCAGGCCGCTGACCAGACGGGCTCCGTGCCGCGGGGCGCCGAGACTGTGTCTTTTACCGCCAAGCTTAGCGGTTCCTATGAGGCTTTTTATAGTTTCCTTAGAGATTTGGAAAAAAGTTTGCGCCTTACCGATTTAAAAAACGTCAAAGTCACCAGTTCTTCCGCGGGGGCTTTGGAGTTTTTGATTGAGGCGGACACATATCGGCAGGCGCCGGAGAGGGCAATTTAAGCAAAAACATGAACAAAAGTTTTAAAATAATCGCTTTAATAATAATAATCTTTGGGGCTGGTGTAGCCTATTACTCCATGAAGAAGCCGCAGGGCCCGCCTTCAACGCTTACCGGCGTCGCCGGAGGCGGCGGCTTTGGCGGTCAATTTGGCGCGTCCGCGGCGCAGGACCCGCAAATCGCCGAGATTGTCGGGGTTTTAAACACGGTCAATGGAATCTCTCTGGACGCCGATTTTTTAAACGACCCGGTTTTCTCCGGCCTGATTGATTTTTCTACCTCTCTGCCGCCGGAAAACCTCGGCAAGAGCAATCCTTTCGCCCAATAGTCGGCGGGAGGACTTTTCGGCATTGATTCTTATATATTTTAAAAATGCGTTTTACTGATTTTTTAGTCAAAAAAGGAACGATCGGCTCCGAAAAACTGGCAGGTCTTTTAACCAAATCTTCGGAAGAGGGAATTTCCATTGAGAAACTGCTGGAGGCCGAGGGTGTGCCGGAGGAAGAAATTTTGGCCGCCAAGGCGGAGCTTTCCGGTCTGCCCGTCCGCCGCATCCAGAAAGGCGACGTGCCTTACGAAATGCTTCGCAAGATTCCGGAGGAAGCCGCCCGTCATTATCGGTTTGTGCCGCTGGGGATGAAGGATGATTCTTTGGATGTGGGCATAGTGGACCCGTCCGACATTGAGGCTAGGGAGGCTTTGCAGTTCATCATTTCCAAAATGGACGTACCGCTTAAACTTTTTCTCATTACGGAAGAGGATTTTGAGCTGGTGGTGGACGGCTACAAAGGTCTGGGCGGGGAAGTATCCAAGGCTTTGGGCGATCTGGAGATGGAGCTGGCCAGCGCCGGTTCGTCTTCGGAAGACGTTTCCAAGGCGATGATGAGCGCCGAGTCCAAGATAGTGGAAGAGGCGCCTATTACCAAAATAGTCGCCGTTATTTTAAGGCACGCGATAGAAGGCAACGCTTCCGACATCCACATAGAGGCGACTAAAGACAAGCTCAAGGTGCGCTTCCGTGTGGATGGCAGCCTTTATACCAGCATTGTCCTCCCGTTGAGCGTCCATGAGGCCGTCGTTTCCAGGATAAAAATATTATGCGATATGAAGATAGACGAGAAGAGGAAACCGCAGGACGGGCGTTTTGACGCCCGCATAGAGGGTAGGGAAATTGACTTCCGCGTTTCCACCTTCCCGTCTTTTTTCGGGGAAAAAGTGGTTATCCGTATTTTAGACAAAGAAAAAGGAGTTAAAACTCTTAAGGAGCTCGGCTTTTCCGATCCGCAGATGAAGATTGTCAAAGATATGATAGACAAACCGTACGGACTGATATTGCTTACCGGTCCGACAGGTTCCGGAAAAACCACAACTTTGTACGCCATGTTGGAGGATCTGGACAGAGAGACGAACAACGTGGTCAGCCTTGAAGATCCGGTAGAGTACAACATTGAGAGCATGAGCCAGTCGCAGGTGCGGCCGGAAATAGGGTACGACTTCGCCAGCGGCTTGCGTTCCATTTTGCGCCAGGACCCGGACATCATCATGGTCGGCGAGATAAGAGACAAGGAGACGGCTGGTTTGGCCATCCATGCCGCGCTTACCGGCCACCTGGTTTTCTCCACTTTGCACACCAACTCCGCCGCCGGCGTGGTGCCGAGACTGATTGATATGGGCGTGGACCCCTTTCTTATCGCGCCGACGCTTTTGATGGCCATCGGCCAGCGGCTGGTCCGAAGTTTGTGCTCCGATTCCCGCAACGAGGTGGCTTTGGACAGAGCGATGAAGGAGATGATAAACCACGAGATAAAAAACATGCCGGAAGAAGCAAGAGGCAAGTTCAAACTGCCGGAAAAAATCTACGAAGGGGCGATAAGCCCGACCTGCCCGAGAGGAACCAAAGGCAGAATCGGAGTTTTTGAGGTGCTTTATAAAACTCCGGAGCTGGAAAGCATAATTTTAAATAATCCGGTGGAGCCGGAAATAATGAAAGAAGCTCGCCGGCAGGGAATGCTCACCATGAAAGAAGACGGCCTTATGAAAATGTTAAACGGCGCGATAAGCTTTGAGGAGTTTATAAAATTATAAAGTTATAAACAGCGGCCGTTTCCCACATTCTGCCATCGGTGATATTATTAACAACAGAGTTTTGAACATTATGGAAAAACGCAAAATTTTGATAATAGACGACGACGAATTCCTGCTGGAAATGTATGCCGCCAAATTTAAAGAAGAAGATTTTGAAGTGGAGATAGCCCGCAGCGCCAAGGACGCTTTGGCGAAAATCAAAAACGGCCTGGATCCGGGGCTGATTTTGCTGGACGTGGTTATGCCCGGCATGGACGGGTTTGAATTTATGGAAAATTTGCGCAAGGAAAAACTGGCCGCCAAAAGCAAAATAATAGTTCTGTCCAATCTGGGGCAGAAAAACCAAACCGACAAAGCGATGGAGCTGGGCGCGGTTGACTTCGTGGTCAAGGCCTACTTCACCCCGTCGGAAGTGGTCAAAAAAGTTAATTCGCTCACGGGCGCCGCGATTAAGCAAAATAAAAATCAATGAAAGATTACAAAAAAGAATTAAAAGAGCTCATACTCGTCTGTATCAAAGAAGGCGCTTCCGATCTGCACTTAAGCGCCGGCCGGCACCCCACCATCCGCGTGGCCGGTTCGCTTCTGCCGCTGGTCAATATGCCGATTCTGACTCCGGAGGACACGCAGGGGCTGGTTTTCGCCATGCTGGGCGATGAGGACAAAAAAATACTGCTGGAGAAAAAGGAATGGGACTTTTCCTACGCTTATGAAGACAAGGTCCGTTTCCGGGTCAACGCCTTTTACCAGAGGGGGTTTATAGGAGCGGCTTTGAGGCTCATTTCGAATAGAATAATGAACCTGCAGGAGCTCAATTTGCCGGAAGTGCTTTACGATTTCGCCAAAAAAGAACAGGGTTTTTTCCTTGTGGTGGGGCCTATCGGCCACGGCAAATCAACCACCCTGGCGGCTATGGTAGACAGCATCAACCACACCGGCGCCGAGCACATTCTCACCGTGGAAGACCCGATGGAATATCTTTACGTCCAAGATAAGTCCATCATAGACCAGCGGGAAGTGAGAAACGACACTCCCGACTTCCATACCGCGTTGCGTTCAATGTTCCGCCAGGACATCAATGTGGCCCTGATAGGAGAGATGCGCGACACGGAAACCATCTCCACGGCCGTCACTGCCGCCGAAACCGGACATTTGATTTTGTCTTCGCTTCACACCAACAACGCCGCCCAGACGGTGGACAGAATCATAGACTCTTTCCCCGCCAACCAGCAGAACCAGATAAGAGTCCAGCTGGCCAGCGTGCTCCTTGGCATATTTTCCCAGCGGCTTCTGCCAAGAATTTCCGGCGGCAGAATCCCCGCTTACGAGCTTCTGGTGGGCACTTCGGCCGTCAGAACTTTAATCCGGGAAGGCCGGACCCACGAAATAGATATGGTGATAGAAACCGGCTACGAGCAGGGAATGGTCAGCTTGAATCGCTCGCTGGCCGAGTTGGTGCGCCGGGGCGAGATAGCCATGAAGGACGCGCTGTCTCACTCGCTTAACCCAAGAGGCCTGGAGTCGTTCGTTGATTAAATTGATTAAATAAAATGCTTTACCAATACACAGCCGTAAACATGGAAGGCCAATCCAGCTCTGGAAGCATAGAAGCTTCCAGTATGGAAGT
The Candidatus Paceibacter sp. DNA segment above includes these coding regions:
- a CDS encoding ComF family protein translates to MLKIILNFLFPQKCLGCGKENEIFCPKCLTKTDRADLPEDNGVFAAANYQDGVLKKAVWMLKYKGVSQLAEPLAELLKERVWQKVQSKLKSDDVIVIPVPLSGRRSRQRGFNQAELIARRLSSNVLTNALYKTVHTDSQVNVKDREKRLNNVKGSFAVKNAELIKGKEIILVDDICTTGATLKEAKKVLKESGAKKVLAVVVARG
- the pilM gene encoding type IV pilus assembly protein PilM — translated: MDISLKDLSFKKLLGGLQAALKDKQSVLGVDIGGSSVKVVQLRKEKERAILETYGEVALGPYGGLKIGQNIKLPEDKIAEAVRDVVKESNAKATAAKVAIPLRSSFVKIITLPVADDSNISEIIAMEARRHIPIPVSEVALDWWAIPKTSDNKNQAKPTNSTEVLLVAIHNDVINDYKNIIKKAGLEAASYEIEAFSVVRSAISRGSPTIAVVDFGSASTKMAVVDYGIIKSSHLINKGSHDITLAMAQSLGVDFAKAEEMKKEIGLSDLPEHQEIVDVMKPILDYIFHEIGVFLKDFQARHNRSVSKIIFTGGGSLLKGLSGHGVKRLTVEVEAADPFGKTEHPVFLDKILKEIGPNFSVATGLALGEL
- a CDS encoding type II/IV secretion system protein encodes the protein MRFTDFLVKKGTIGSEKLAGLLTKSSEEGISIEKLLEAEGVPEEEILAAKAELSGLPVRRIQKGDVPYEMLRKIPEEAARHYRFVPLGMKDDSLDVGIVDPSDIEAREALQFIISKMDVPLKLFLITEEDFELVVDGYKGLGGEVSKALGDLEMELASAGSSSEDVSKAMMSAESKIVEEAPITKIVAVILRHAIEGNASDIHIEATKDKLKVRFRVDGSLYTSIVLPLSVHEAVVSRIKILCDMKIDEKRKPQDGRFDARIEGREIDFRVSTFPSFFGEKVVIRILDKEKGVKTLKELGFSDPQMKIVKDMIDKPYGLILLTGPTGSGKTTTLYAMLEDLDRETNNVVSLEDPVEYNIESMSQSQVRPEIGYDFASGLRSILRQDPDIIMVGEIRDKETAGLAIHAALTGHLVFSTLHTNSAAGVVPRLIDMGVDPFLIAPTLLMAIGQRLVRSLCSDSRNEVALDRAMKEMINHEIKNMPEEARGKFKLPEKIYEGAISPTCPRGTKGRIGVFEVLYKTPELESIILNNPVEPEIMKEARRQGMLTMKEDGLMKMLNGAISFEEFIKL
- a CDS encoding response regulator; translation: MEKRKILIIDDDEFLLEMYAAKFKEEDFEVEIARSAKDALAKIKNGLDPGLILLDVVMPGMDGFEFMENLRKEKLAAKSKIIVLSNLGQKNQTDKAMELGAVDFVVKAYFTPSEVVKKVNSLTGAAIKQNKNQ
- a CDS encoding PilT/PilU family type 4a pilus ATPase, yielding MKDYKKELKELILVCIKEGASDLHLSAGRHPTIRVAGSLLPLVNMPILTPEDTQGLVFAMLGDEDKKILLEKKEWDFSYAYEDKVRFRVNAFYQRGFIGAALRLISNRIMNLQELNLPEVLYDFAKKEQGFFLVVGPIGHGKSTTLAAMVDSINHTGAEHILTVEDPMEYLYVQDKSIIDQREVRNDTPDFHTALRSMFRQDINVALIGEMRDTETISTAVTAAETGHLILSSLHTNNAAQTVDRIIDSFPANQQNQIRVQLASVLLGIFSQRLLPRISGGRIPAYELLVGTSAVRTLIREGRTHEIDMVIETGYEQGMVSLNRSLAELVRRGEIAMKDALSHSLNPRGLESFVD